A part of Dreissena polymorpha isolate Duluth1 chromosome 13, UMN_Dpol_1.0, whole genome shotgun sequence genomic DNA contains:
- the LOC127856077 gene encoding agrin-like, translating into MRVNWMILLCATVANAQNFNGGDSTWYCGILANENCSIHIAEPRCGTDLITYTNMCALGQAHCKDATVNQLHMGPCGDGGTTTRSPEQIVHGSELVLDFQCAVLGHRGCEPAINEKICGTDGITYQNFCEYEKARCMHRELHVAKLGDCSA; encoded by the exons ATGCGTGTTAATTGGATGATTCTTTTATGCGCAACAG TTGCGAATGCGCAGAATTTCAACGGCGGCGACTCCACTTGGTACTGCGGTATCCTGGCCAATGAAAACTGCAGCATTCACATCGCCGAGCCCAGATGTGGAACGGACCTCATCACATACACAAACAT GTGTGCACTAGGACAGGCTCACTGCAAGGATGCCACTGTAAATCAGTTGCACATGGGTCCATGCGGAGATGGCGGTACCACGACCAGAAGCCCTGAACAGATTGTGCACGGAAGCGAG CTTGTACTGGATTTCCAATGCGCTGTGTTGGGTCACAGAGGATGTGAGCCAGCCATAAACGAGAAGATATGTGGTACGGACGGGATCACATACCAGAACTT CTGCGAGTACGAGAAGGCAAGGTGCATGCACAGGGAACTTCACGTGGCGAAATTGGGAGATTGCAGCGCCTAA
- the LOC127856443 gene encoding uncharacterized protein LOC127856443, giving the protein MLRIVCLCVILGIALSAKPEIGSPHCVSVLATDCSTYSPEPVCAFDGQTHVTYQNSCEFAKGICTHHGHSLHAVHEGPCDPATDTP; this is encoded by the exons ATGTTGCGTATCGTATGTCTCTGCGTTATTTTGG GCATCGCCCTTTCTGCGAAGCCCGAGATCGGCAGCCCACACTGTGTCAGCGTGCTCGCCACTGACTGCTCCACGTACAGTCCCGAGCCCGTCTGTGCGTTTGATGGACAAACACATGTGACCTACCAAAACAG CTGTGAGTTTGCAAAGGGCATCTGCACCCATCACGGACACAGCCTTCACGCCGTGCACGAGGGACCATGTGACCCCGCCACGGACACGCCTTAA